The Chryseolinea soli genome contains a region encoding:
- a CDS encoding LytR/AlgR family response regulator transcription factor has translation MNTKLRCLLLDDELPGLTYLKLLCEQLPELDVVRAYNNPEIFLKELPTLAFDLCILDIEMPGTNGLQIAAQLKGKPVIFTTAYTEFAADAFDLDAVDYVRKPITKERLQQAVQKVGQRINKTEPSKNFVQLNTDKGKTLLFFDTIGYVSASETDSRDKFVQLTDGHTLTLKNISFEKLEGLLPPADFCRINKKQMIALKSVQYFSHDQITTTFADAAGKSIALTLNEIYRTDFLRKVKL, from the coding sequence TTGAACACAAAGTTAAGATGCTTGCTGCTCGATGACGAGCTCCCGGGGCTGACCTACTTAAAGTTGTTGTGCGAACAACTGCCGGAGCTGGACGTGGTGCGGGCCTACAACAATCCCGAAATATTTCTAAAAGAACTCCCCACGCTGGCTTTCGACCTTTGCATTCTCGATATCGAAATGCCGGGCACCAACGGCCTGCAGATCGCCGCGCAGTTGAAAGGCAAGCCCGTGATCTTCACCACAGCCTACACCGAATTTGCCGCCGACGCCTTTGACCTCGATGCCGTAGACTATGTGCGCAAACCCATCACGAAAGAACGGTTGCAACAAGCGGTGCAAAAAGTGGGGCAGCGCATCAACAAGACGGAGCCCTCGAAAAACTTCGTGCAACTCAATACCGACAAAGGGAAAACGCTTTTATTTTTTGATACCATCGGCTACGTCAGCGCTTCCGAAACCGACAGCCGCGACAAATTTGTTCAACTTACGGACGGTCATACGCTTACGTTGAAAAATATTTCCTTCGAAAAGCTGGAAGGCTTGCTGCCGCCGGCGGATTTTTGCCGCATCAACAAAAAACAGATGATCGCTTTGAAAAGCGTTCAGTATTTTTCGCACGATCAGATCACCACGACGTTTGCCGACGCAGCGGGTAAATCCATCGCGCTCACGCTCAATGAAATCTATCGGACGGATTTTCTAAGAAAAGTAAAATTGTAA
- a CDS encoding sensor histidine kinase, with protein sequence MSTFVYILSALVLLLAAAAIYLWRKLARAEARRAAAQAQFEVLERKVNGLQLETLEAKLNPHLLRNILNSIQSHAYQTYFSLHKLSNVLDYLLYETRHRYVTPKEEIEFALNLIEINKIKVSPLFELKVKTKIDESDPMYTQRVLAPLISIDLIENAFKHADLQRADAFISVVFELKDNTFYLTVSNKISSKPSLSKEKGGIGAETLAQRLRIIYQDDFKLNRFVENDTYIAHLKIDLLEHKVKMLAAR encoded by the coding sequence TTGTCCACTTTTGTTTATATCCTTTCAGCCCTGGTGCTGCTGCTGGCCGCGGCGGCGATCTACTTGTGGCGCAAGTTGGCGCGGGCAGAAGCGCGGCGAGCGGCGGCGCAGGCCCAGTTCGAGGTGCTGGAACGGAAAGTGAACGGGCTGCAACTGGAAACGCTGGAGGCAAAACTGAATCCCCACTTGCTGCGCAACATTCTCAATTCCATTCAGTCGCACGCCTACCAAACCTATTTTTCGCTTCACAAACTTTCGAACGTGCTGGACTATTTGTTGTATGAGACGCGTCATCGCTATGTGACACCGAAAGAGGAAATTGAATTTGCTTTGAATCTGATCGAGATCAACAAGATCAAGGTGAGCCCGTTGTTTGAATTGAAGGTGAAAACAAAAATCGATGAAAGCGATCCCATGTACACCCAACGCGTGCTGGCCCCGCTCATTTCCATCGACCTGATCGAAAATGCTTTTAAGCATGCCGACCTGCAACGTGCTGACGCCTTTATTTCTGTGGTGTTCGAATTGAAGGACAATACTTTTTACCTGACCGTGTCCAACAAGATCTCCTCCAAGCCCAGCCTGTCCAAAGAAAAAGGCGGCATTGGTGCCGAGACGCTGGCGCAGCGGCTGCGCATTATTTACCAGGATGACTTTAAACTGAACCGGTTTGTGGAGAACGATACGTACATTGCCCATTTAAAGATAGACCTGCTTGAACACAAAGTTAAGATGCTTGCTGCTCGATGA
- a CDS encoding IS3 family transposase — protein sequence MKLRYKHIALIRLCRLLGITSQAYYQHFKHQNSQQTTLKVVLSQVYKIRDRHPRMGGRKIYRMIQSFLHEHQIKMGRDAFFKLLEINNLLVVRKKRKVFTTNSQHHFHKYPNLIKQCIPDRVNQLWVSDITYWKINSGYVYISLITDAYSRKIIGYHVAKTLEATGTVQALKMALRTIQTKPISLIHHSDRGLQYCCRQYTQLLRDSLIQISMTENGDPYENALAERVNGILKEEYLNEYSVHNLNQAKMTMDLVVRLYNEERPHMSCGYQTPEIIHSRC from the coding sequence ATGAAGTTGCGTTACAAACACATCGCCCTGATCCGGCTATGTCGATTACTTGGTATAACTTCTCAGGCTTATTATCAACATTTCAAACATCAAAACTCTCAGCAGACTACGCTCAAAGTTGTATTGAGCCAGGTATATAAAATTAGGGACCGACATCCTCGCATGGGAGGAAGAAAAATTTATCGAATGATACAGTCTTTTTTGCACGAGCACCAAATCAAAATGGGCCGTGATGCATTTTTTAAGTTGCTAGAAATCAACAACTTATTGGTTGTCCGGAAAAAGAGAAAGGTATTTACGACAAACTCCCAGCACCACTTCCATAAATACCCTAATTTAATTAAGCAATGCATTCCAGATCGCGTAAACCAACTTTGGGTAAGTGATATAACTTATTGGAAAATTAATAGTGGATACGTTTATATCAGTTTGATTACGGATGCCTATTCGCGAAAAATTATTGGCTATCATGTAGCCAAGACACTGGAAGCTACTGGAACTGTCCAAGCATTAAAAATGGCTCTACGTACAATCCAGACGAAGCCCATCAGCCTAATCCATCACTCTGACAGGGGTCTGCAATACTGCTGTCGCCAATACACGCAGTTGCTTCGGGATAGCCTGATTCAAATTAGTATGACAGAGAATGGAGACCCCTATGAAAATGCTTTGGCTGAGCGTGTGAATGGTATATTAAAAGAAGAGTACCTTAACGAATACTCCGTTCACAATTTGAATCAGGCCAAGATGACAATGG